In Campylobacter sp. RM16187, the DNA window TACAAAAGTTCCTCAAGCTTTAAAATGGGAAAAGTCGCTTAAAAATGAGTTTATAAACCAAAATTTAAAGATGATAGATGAGGCGATAAACGAAGGCAAAAGGGCTATAATCATGCCTGAGAGCGTATTTCCGACATTTATGACACATGAGCGAAATTTAGTAGCCGAGCTTAAAGAAAAATCGCAAAAGATCGCTATCGTTGCAGGAGCACTTGCCTATGAAAACGAGCAAAGCTACAACTCGACTTTTTTATTTGATAAAGGCGAGATGAAGCGATTTGATAAATTTGTGCTAGTACCCTTTGGCGAGGAGATTCCGCTTCCAAATTTTATGAAAAATTTGATAAACGAGCTATTTTTTGATGGTAGCAAGGATTTCAAAACGGCAAATTCAGTTAGCGACTACGAGATAGAGGGAGTTAAAATTCGAAATGCAATCTGTTATGAAGCTACGCGAGACGAACTGTTTAAAGGCGAATTTGACGTGATGATAGCTATTACAAACAACGGTTGGTTCGTGCCCTCAACCGAGCCAAATTTACAACGCCTTTTGATTAAATATTACGCCACTAAATACAATAAAACAATTTATCACAGCGTAAACGGCTCAAAAAGCGAGATCATAACTCCTAAAGAGAGTTTGATAAGGAAAATTTTAGATAGCAGATCTTAAAAAGCATGCTTTAAATT includes these proteins:
- a CDS encoding apolipoprotein N-acyltransferase, which produces MKLKNCLLALYSLVKNFLIKYFSTKIIRKAFFSAFLISNFIFFSLFDSEVLNFISPFLAILGFYLLFRFDRHEFFTTGFFVGILWFYWISFSLVYYGFDYLIPLEILFIGAVYGLMFFIAGIPAQIWLKAVLLILISNLHPFNFNWLNFETIFIVGIFKPNLYGLIFIFAAILSLFYIKSKLKFLAFITLLLFAVQYNDTKAKILPFEVALTNTKVPQALKWEKSLKNEFINQNLKMIDEAINEGKRAIIMPESVFPTFMTHERNLVAELKEKSQKIAIVAGALAYENEQSYNSTFLFDKGEMKRFDKFVLVPFGEEIPLPNFMKNLINELFFDGSKDFKTANSVSDYEIEGVKIRNAICYEATRDELFKGEFDVMIAITNNGWFVPSTEPNLQRLLIKYYATKYNKTIYHSVNGSKSEIITPKESLIRKILDSRS